A stretch of Branchiostoma lanceolatum isolate klBraLanc5 chromosome 14, klBraLanc5.hap2, whole genome shotgun sequence DNA encodes these proteins:
- the LOC136449156 gene encoding leucine-rich repeat-containing protein 75A-like isoform X1: MGNKKSSLGLWIDQNGGSNRRGRHETWEITGDPWRLRVSVIRRFCSLALRGHSERALDILKDLTQICALEDPEVQDADSFLVDQKTAGYITRLNLLLKQQDPESLQMECTNFIRHLSPPASVCGKKRFDFMLAADCRGLEALSLCGAMLKDKELLKLDKVLDANIDTMTHLDLSYNRLTDHGLQCLLPTLEKMQVLQSLDLVGNYLRKETVDGLVYSMADPSAFPSLTQVALGNNYNIAVMSGDMCQLLLARWSPHAREPSLRELATGQVTIVEAVDDEDYEDPDILALQLV; this comes from the exons ATGGGGAACAAGAAAAGTTCACTGGGACTATGGATAGACCAGAATGGAGGG AGTAACCGCAGGGGAAGGCACGAGACCTGGGAGATCACGGGCGACCCCTGGCGACTACGCGTGTCTGTCATCAGGAG ATTCTGTAGTCTGGCACTGAGAGGGCATTCTGAACGGGCCCTGGACATTCTAAAGGACCTTACACAG ATATGTGCCTTAGAAGACCCTGAGGTTCAAGACGCCGACAGCTTTCTTGTGGACCAGAAGACAGCAGGGTACATTACCAG GTTGAACCTCCTGTTGAAGCAGCAGGACCCGGAGTCGCTACAGATGGAGTGTACGAACTTCATCAGACATCTCAGTCCCCCCGCCAGTGTGTGTGGCAAGAAGAGGTTTGACTTCATGT TAGCAGCTGACTGCAGAGGTTTGGAGGCTCTGTCTCTATGCGGCGCCATGTTGAAAGACAAGGAGCTACTGAAACTAGACAAGGTGCTGGACGCCAACATAGACACCATGACACACCTGGACCTCAGCTACAACAGGCTCACAGACCAC GGATTGCAGTGCCTCCTACCGACTTTAGAAAAAATGCAGGTCCTTCAGAGCCTGGACTTGGTTGGGAATTACTTACGGAAGGAGACGGTTGACGGACTGGTTTACTCCATGGCGGACCCCAGCGCTTTCCCAAGTCTCACACAG GTTGCTCTTGGAAATAACTACAACATCGCTGTGATGTCAGGCGATatgtgtcagcttctgctggcCAGGTGGTCCCCTCATGCCAGAGAACCGTCCCTCCGGGAGCTAGCCACTGGGCAGGTCACCATCGTGGAAGCCGTGGACGACGAAGACTACGAAGACCCAGACATCCTAGCACTACAGCTGGTGTGA
- the LOC136449156 gene encoding leucine-rich repeat-containing protein 75A-like isoform X2, translated as MGNKKSSLGLWIDQNGGSNRRGRHETWEITGDPWRLRVSVIRRFCSLALRGHSERALDILKDLTQICALEDPEVQDADSFLVDQKTAGYITRLNLLLKQQDPESLQMECTNFIRHLSPPASVCGKKRFDFMSADCRGLEALSLCGAMLKDKELLKLDKVLDANIDTMTHLDLSYNRLTDHGLQCLLPTLEKMQVLQSLDLVGNYLRKETVDGLVYSMADPSAFPSLTQVALGNNYNIAVMSGDMCQLLLARWSPHAREPSLRELATGQVTIVEAVDDEDYEDPDILALQLV; from the exons ATGGGGAACAAGAAAAGTTCACTGGGACTATGGATAGACCAGAATGGAGGG AGTAACCGCAGGGGAAGGCACGAGACCTGGGAGATCACGGGCGACCCCTGGCGACTACGCGTGTCTGTCATCAGGAG ATTCTGTAGTCTGGCACTGAGAGGGCATTCTGAACGGGCCCTGGACATTCTAAAGGACCTTACACAG ATATGTGCCTTAGAAGACCCTGAGGTTCAAGACGCCGACAGCTTTCTTGTGGACCAGAAGACAGCAGGGTACATTACCAG GTTGAACCTCCTGTTGAAGCAGCAGGACCCGGAGTCGCTACAGATGGAGTGTACGAACTTCATCAGACATCTCAGTCCCCCCGCCAGTGTGTGTGGCAAGAAGAGGTTTGACTTCATGT CAGCTGACTGCAGAGGTTTGGAGGCTCTGTCTCTATGCGGCGCCATGTTGAAAGACAAGGAGCTACTGAAACTAGACAAGGTGCTGGACGCCAACATAGACACCATGACACACCTGGACCTCAGCTACAACAGGCTCACAGACCAC GGATTGCAGTGCCTCCTACCGACTTTAGAAAAAATGCAGGTCCTTCAGAGCCTGGACTTGGTTGGGAATTACTTACGGAAGGAGACGGTTGACGGACTGGTTTACTCCATGGCGGACCCCAGCGCTTTCCCAAGTCTCACACAG GTTGCTCTTGGAAATAACTACAACATCGCTGTGATGTCAGGCGATatgtgtcagcttctgctggcCAGGTGGTCCCCTCATGCCAGAGAACCGTCCCTCCGGGAGCTAGCCACTGGGCAGGTCACCATCGTGGAAGCCGTGGACGACGAAGACTACGAAGACCCAGACATCCTAGCACTACAGCTGGTGTGA
- the LOC136448690 gene encoding serine-rich adhesin for platelets-like produces the protein MATVQRLTLPQRAGSAKGCFVMPKAWVSHGGSSADGSELSLSEWMNYPLDTKMPLIPGIEKAMVLYTTDLGERLHARPNDHDFDLTDPCGHQMSTEYNLLHDPHLKPFYSFPGVKQRLVRNGFITQDGKVLCTLKEFNQYRQYLRKISLDYYNNERRRQLEDAVLARERAEHKKKESKAQSESLQIIKSRREKAKETRQKLREQEEASKRRYMALMRKDAMKRNLLQVDKTLHHEEERKRKDKEWESKRSKFQLNQDKERRRRKKAMEAWKAEERERQRRLEERRRQEQKEKEEKTMDHFVEHARLRALQREEMLRVEEEERQRRQENIRAREAAIQAQRQKQYEIFLKRKQQQQERRERTQKTLLSMWRDKTKAGKSDGKTASGTDVSTGGKGGLFSRFKGIKEGTESAKGEAEKKGAGLNLGRLVDRAIDKTMEDFEKAPRLPQEEQSPEETAPPLPQKEQSPERIESFVGEPAASKKQGKPATRTPVKRKTGTRGKKISFKFKVDKESMARLQSEFPGAKLIDVDELRRQEEEKTRQEELLIMQLQTDFPGANVSLEGEEGEETLEEVELQQVLSRSQTTLLHMRAAEIVRAVMETVSKVIIPRMVSEDKFTSSVEQEPRRSDTRVLNQVASDMVTSALDKLKTEMTEDVTDYGTRRVSREASQLVFSVIDGVKKEFSKENVAEDRKLDVRKSTSDSSLLTRTARDIVACVIDGVTKELTGQRSDMSAMSLTKTRSDTSLIGRTACQVVSSVVTAAKKPSKVQPALSESATVREMATQITSWVIERVRQEMADGSSEASAESFDDSCLEREILRTMRADSTPVEEPYSRPLSPEPSSDAEISRAGSKQSAVTKLPRVPDTQSQKPSTGEITSRHASKEAVLSKSSSSQKIRLVAPTSGTSVKKSRTSIKTSRTSVKTSRTSVKTSWTSVKTSRTSIKTSPATSKVLPSPKTSTVTATPTRKLSRSSRESVISLSRKSTSDSVVRKTSKTSTSLSGHTMSATEVRKMLQQRSEESFRPSQTALTEKLSSKEPPVLPEVSTGKVSEKPSKEKATGDLVTTKTSVVKPNGKASLEQTGLSSDTVTSVDNSDATAKQAKTSSSKDEIIAPKTLASATQASLERRESSIESGHSGRRTSISAPGLDVKRSSSKSLKKIASLHKRSSGGAVVRSGPSMSGADVKEIQQDDNEGKQEDADERVVKTAPSTPLLEDDAQLAGEAVMPSSMSEGSVKAKRSVNKVSSTQSAWSATPSKKASSQSSSLTKPRESQSTMMSPSGTKVSAKKSISKHTPQTGISTSQLGSSSRTPSVEKPTSRSSIKANSSKSGSEVTATTFRSSGSSLLRKTRSNIATPAAEKKTDVRLKASKSGQSRTSSIQAGKTSSSSTHDAKRSSSSVRNTFSKTKSSSSVKPSQSKSKDSVKGRPEISAESETSKQESEETTQIEEMEGDLDEDLHLDEDEEEDFGGDTEEPPAKDMQLLGAETQLSDVSDVEDEEVLTETENVVIKKRRESLVGAGAEEVPKTMSGSKASMKSYRRHSIAGSCATLEVDRSEFAPLEPTLQGRTVDLDDDLRENLSAISVKASFQDRMQDEITPRNSFRCLQKPELSSTQGLEREESLRSLITKRRMSLPSGVSLASFRAENSSEDIVQVNTMFDVGEFSRGVRRYSEVPKKPVAMHRPETDSSASLERIPESKENKP, from the exons AtggcgaccgtacagcgactgACCCTGCCCCAGCGGGCCGGCTCGGCTAAGGGCTGCTTCGTCATGCCGAAGGCCTGGGTATCTCATGGGGGGTCATCGGCAGACGGGTCGGAGCTGTCCCTCTCCGAATGGATGAACTACCCCCTAGACACGAAGATGCCATTGATACCCGGAATAGAGAAAGCTATGGTCCTGTACACCACCGATCTGGGAGAAAGG CTTCACGCCAGGCCGAATGACCATGACTTTGACCTGACGGACCCGTGTGGTCACCAGATGTCCACCGAGTACAACCTGCTCCACGACCCGCACCTCAAACCGTTCTACAGCTTTCCAGGGGTCAAGCAAAGACTCGTCAGGAACGGCTTCATCACGCAGGATGGGAAG GTGCTGTGTACTCTGAAGGAGTTTAACCAGTACAGGCAGTACCTACGGAAGATAAGCCTGGACTACTACAATAATGAACGGCGCAGACAG CTGGAAGACGCGGTTTTGGCGCGCGAACGTGCAGAACACAAAAAGAAGGAAAGCAAGGCGCAGTCCGAATCACTACAGATCATCAAGAGTCGGAGGGAAAAGGCGAAGGAAACTCGACAAAAACTCAGGGAGCAGGAGGAGGCTTCTAAGCGTAG GTACATGGCGCTGATGAGGAAGGATGCTATGAAGAGGAACTTACTTCAGGTGGACAAGACCCTACATCACGAGGAAGAACGGAAGCGTAAAGACAAGGAGTGGGAGAGTAAAAGGTCCAAGTTTCAGCTAAACCAAGACAAG gAGCGGAGGCGGCGTAAGAAGGCGATGGAGGCGTGGAAGGCAGAGGAGAGGGAGCGGCAGCGACGGCTGGAGGAGCGCAGACGGCAGGAGCAGAAGGAGAAAGAGGAAAAG ACGATGGATCACTTTGTGGAGCATGCGCGGTTACGTGCGCTGCAGCGTGAGGAGATGTTACgtgtggaggaggaggagaggcaGAGGAGACAGGAGAACATCCGGGCCCGCGAGGCCGCCATCCAGGCACAGCGACAGAAACAGTACG AAATTTTCCTGAAGAGAAAGCAGCAACAACAGGAGCGACGAGAGCGCACCCAAAAGACTCTGCTGAGCATGTGGAGGGACAAAACAAAAGCAG GCAAGAGTGACGGTAAAACAGCCTCCGGTACTGACGTGTCGACTGGCGGCAAGGGCGGGCTGTTCTCCCGCTTCAAGGGCATCAAGGAGGGAACCGAGTCCGCGAAAGGAGAG GCAGAGAAGAAGGGGGCTGGTCTAAACCTGGGCAGACTGGTAGACCGCGCCATAGACAAGACTATGGAAGACTTCGAGAAAGCCCCGCGCCTACCGCAGGAGGAACAGTCACCGGAAGAGACAGCCCCGCCCTTACCACAGAAGGAACAGTCACCGGAACGAATTGAAAG CTTTGTAGGAGAGCCCGCTGCATCCAAGAAACAGGGAAAGCCCGCCACCAGGACACCCGTTAAAAGGAAGACTGGCACAAGAGGTAAGAAGATATCGTTCAAGTTCAAAGTGGACAAGGAATCCATGGCACGCCTCCAGTCCGAGTTTCCCGGGGCAAAGCTGATTGATGTGGATGAGTTGCGGAGACAAGAAGAGGAGAAGACTAGACAAGAAGAGCTGTTGATCATGCAGCTTCAGACAGACTTCCCCGGAGCAAACGTGTCTTTAGAGGGGGAAGAAGGAGAGGAGACATTG GAGGAGGTTGAACTACAACAGGTTCTATCCCGCTCACAAACCACCCTACTGCACATGCGCGCAGCTGAGATCGTCAGGGCTGTCATGGAAACCGTCTCCAAGGTGATAATACCCCGGATGGTGAGCGAG GACAAATTTACGTCAAGCGTTGAGCAGGAACCCCGCAGGTCGGACACGCGCGTCCTCAACCAAGTTGCCAGCGACATGGTGACGTCAGCTCTGGATAAGCTGAAGACAGAAATGACGGAGGACGTCACAGATTACGGCACACGTCGAGTCAGCCGGGAAGCAAGCCAgcttgtcttttctgtcattGATGGCGTCAAGAAAGAGTTTTCCAAGGAGAACGTGGCAGAAGACAGGAAGCTAGATGTGAGAAAATCTACGTCTGACAGTAGCCTTCTGACTAGAACAGCACGTGACATAGTGGCTTGTGTGATCGACGGTGTGACGAAGGAGCTGACGGGACAGCGGTCAGACATGTCCGCCATGTCACTCACAAAGACGCGATCTGACACGTCTCTCATCGGCCGTACGGCATGTCAAGTTGTTTCGTCTGTGGTTACTGCGGCAAAGAAGCCGTCGAAAGTTCAACCAGCGCTGTCTGAGTCTGCCACTGTCCGGGAGATGGCCACGCAAATCACGTCATGGGTTATCGAAAGGGTGCGACAGGAAATGGCGGACGGGTCGTCAGAGGCCTCCGCGGAGAGTTTCGACGACAGCTGTCTGGAGCGAGAGATACTCCGGACGATGCGTGCTGACTCCACGCCTGTCGAGGAGCCCTACTCACGGCCGTTATCACCCGAACCGTCCAGCGACGCCGAGATATCCCGGGCAGGATCCAAACAGAGCGCCGTCACAAAACTGCCCAGAGTTCCTGACACACAGTCACAAAAACCATCCACAGGCGAAATTACTTCAAGACATGCATCCAAGGAGGCTGTACTTTCAAAGTCATCATCCAGCCAAAAAATAAGACTTGTGGCTCCTACATCTGGGACAAGTGTCAAGAAGTCTCGTACAAGCATAAAAACATCCCGGACAAGCGTTAAGACATCCCGGACAAGCGTTAAGACATCCTGGACAAGTGTTAAAACATCTCGGACAAGCATTAAGACATCACCGGCAACGTCAAAAGTATTACCCTCCCCGAAAACGTCCACAGTCACAGCGACGCCAACAAGGAAGCTGTCCAGAAGCTCAAGAGAATCCGTCATCAGTTTGTCTAGGAAATCTACTTCTGACAGTGTGGTACGGAAAACGTCAAAGACGTCAACGTCTCTTAGCGGTCACACAATGTCCGCAACAGAAGTTCGTAAGATGCTTCAACAGCGATCTGAAGAAAGCTTTCGACCGTCACAAACGGCTCTTACCGAAAAGCTGTCTTCGAAAGAGCCTCCCGTGTTGCCAGAAGTCTCGACAGGAAAAGTCTCCGAGAAACCTTCAAAAGAAAAGGCAACTGGCGATTTAGTTACAACCAAAACGTCTGTTGTAAAACCGAACGGAAAGGCTTCACTAGAGCAAACGGGGCTTTCATCTGACACCGTCACGAGTGTTGATAACTCTGATGCAACGgccaaacaagcaaaaacttcTTCTTCTAAAGACGAAATTATTGCTCCTAAGACGCTTGCGTCGGCAACGCAAGCCTCTTTGGAGCGCAGGGAATCGTCCATTGAGTCAGGTCACTCTGGAAGAAGGACTTCCATATCTGCCCCTGGTTTAGACGTCAAGCGGTCTAGTTCGAAAAGCCTGAAGAAAATAGCTTCTTTGCACAAGAGGTCAAGTGGAGGTGCCGTAGTGCGCAGCGGCCCGTCAATGTCGGGAGCAGATGTCAAGGAAATTCAACAAGACGACAATGAAGGAAAGCAGGAAGATGCTGATGAGCGAGTTGTGAAGACGGCACCATCGACTCCTCTTCTTGAAGACGATGCGCAACTAGCCGGGGAGGCCGTAATGCCGTCGTCAATGTCGGAAGGTAGCGTCAAAGCCAAGAGGTCTGTAAATAAAGTAAGTTCCACTCAGAGCGCCTGGAGTGCAACACCTTCCAAAAAGGCATCGTCACAATCTTCATCTCTTACAAAACCACGTGAATCACAGTCGACTATGATGTCACCATCTGGCACAAAGGTTTCAGCCAAGAAGTCGATTTCAAAGCACACGCCACAAACAGGTATCTCCACGTCACAGTTGGGGTCTAGTTCGAGAACACCATCGGTCGAGAAACCGACTTCCAGGTCTAGTATCAAGGCCAATTCATCCAAATCAGGGTCAGAAGTAACAGCGACAACATTCCGTTCAAGTGGTTCCAGTCTGCTGCGTAAGACCCGGTCGAACATCGCAACACCTGCTGCGGAGAAAAAGACAGACGTTCGTTTAAAAGCTTCAAAGTCAGGTCAGAGCAGAACGTCCTCAATCCAAGCTGGCAAAACATCTTCCTCATCCACACATGACGCAAAACGGTCTTCCAGCTCAGTAAGAAACACATTCTCTAAAACGAAATCGTCCTCGAGCGTAAAACCGTCACAATCCAAAAGCAAAGACAGTGTCAAAGGTCGACCAGAGATCAGTGCTGAGTCGGAAACTTCCAAGCAGGAGAGCGAGGAGACGACGCAGATTGAGGAGATGGAAGGGGATCTTGATGAAGATCTACATCTTGACGAAGACGAGGAGGAAGACTTTGGAGGGGACACTGAGGAACCTCCTGCCAAGGACATGCAGCTGCTAGGGGCTGAGACACAGTTGAGTGACGTAAGCGACGTCGAAGACGAAGAGGTGTTGACAGAGACGGAAAATGTTGTCATTAAGAAGAGGAGGGAGAGTCTGGTGGGCGCGGGAGCTGAGGAGGTGcccaaaacaatgagtggatCCAAAGCGTCGATGAAAAGTTATCGGAGACACAG TATCGCCGGCTCCTGCGCTACCTTGGAGGTGGACCGGAGCGAGTTCGCCCCGCTGGAGCCCACCCTGCAGGGTCGGACTGTCGATCTGGATGACGACCTCCGAGAGAACCTGTCGGCAATCTCCGTCAAAGCCAGCTTCCAGGACAGGATGCAGGACGAAATAACTCCCCGCAACTCTTTCAG ATGTCTACAGAAACCTGAGTTGTCCAGTACGCAGGGGCTAGAGAGAGAAGAGTCCCTGAGGTCACTTATCACGAAGCGGCGCATGTCCCTGCCGTCAGGCGTCTCCCTGGCCTCTTTCCGCGCCGAAAACTCCTCGGAGGACATCGTTCAGGTCAACACCATGTTTGACGTCGGCGAGTTTTCCCGAGGGGTCCGGCGGTACTCGGAAGTGCCGAAGAAACCCGTCGCCATGCATCGGCCTGAGACAGACTCTTCGGCAAGCCTGGAAAGAATCCCCGAGTCCAAGGAAAATAAGCCGTGA